A genomic window from Tenebrio molitor chromosome X, icTenMoli1.1, whole genome shotgun sequence includes:
- the LOC138140215 gene encoding uncharacterized protein, with translation MKYLIVILSTIVAIQAASYELIPAIEYDGELYVPLSQVRTARAADPRRYGGGAGSQADASSAANSHNTGIAGGPFGGGPFGGYTGKGGLGQGTLGNSNSNAGAKAGASGSGSGKSDSTANAQSQTFNGNGFSGSASSASASSHSSSGGGYGKNGHLGSTGSNAEASAQSGSKTH, from the exons ATGAAGtatttaattgtcattttatccACTATAGTGGCCATTCAAGCTGCCAGTTACGAAT TGATTCCAGCTATAGAGTATGACGGGGAACTGTATGTGCCTCTCTCCCAGGTGAGGACGGCTAGGGCAGCGGACCCAAGACGTTACGGGGGCGGTGCTGGTAGCCAAGCAGACGCTTCATCCGCCGCCAACAGTCACAATACAGGCATAGCAGGTGGACCATTCGGAGGAGGACCGTTTGGAGGTTACACGGGAAAAGGAGGTCTCGGTCAGGGAACACTCGGCAATTCAAATTCTAACGCTGGCGCGAAAGCTGGAGCTTCTGGAAGCGGTTCTGGCAAATCGGATTCTACCGCCAACGCACAATCACAGACGTTCAACGGAAACGGATTCTCTGGATCTGCTTCATCAGCCAGTGCCTCCAGCCACAGTTCCTCCGGAGGAGGTTATGGAAAGAATGGTCATTTAGGATCGACGGGTTCTAACGCAGAAGCATCGGCACAAAGTGGAAGTAAAACACATTAG
- the LOC138140193 gene encoding protein qui-1, whose product MKNNDETILEILQGHKTSKWPTAKLVKIFIASTKTDFIDERRLLLEYVGPELQTIFDEQKIEVELVDMHFGASEKDTFDAKLFEDHLNEIRMCHKLSRGCFFLSLIGKKYEPLIVPPRLESENFEALLDKVGELGLNCDILENWYFKERNEYILKDCRFSTLEEWRAISEEIITIIHECLVNMPAAKKKKFNECLKSVVEQQFNFALGLAPGTAHHVLNIFRDWDVPEETDKFHQENSSYANKTIDNYCREQIKLFHSNIKLLIPEENTIYFKVPWKPGGINSLHEEHEAYLNEFKNRVLNKLKGLIKKSLDDEPELKSKKKIVEENFQENITHLTLCYEDINIDFSNSEILEKIKQIVQNNTTVRHNPILIYGNPGSGKTSLIQTIYRNFEKWFTCRTLRIIRFTSTTPRSSYNLELLRVICQQICIALKLPEGFLPKDASFDPLYINNWFQTLLRNFEDMNQVLVIFIDDLHLLNPLDSDAINALSWIPITLPKKVHMICTTSTELEKLRMTSVQKERFKHPDSYIEIPAADSFDDFVNKKFDDLEESFTKTAVMKLSSLITCSEYGLTETELLEILMPTSNSEAVIHVEDANFNFSSLCSIRRKFEPLLREKIMSGKLLIEWSHVTIKDIVRRRYLHNQETLRNTHAELANLFFCEFCRDESCDEEDEEGEPAPLLSEIRETPFQSTVYKDVTYSQRHIDEAWIHLLLAGDTIKLKSLCMCNYDFLLAALQTFSVSYLRCLLEHVRCYLLDREIELVYYSIRKSTDVLTRDTYQLGTQLISWLRPVIERGGGLMSSLVTSAMAWCDGFTLPLVVPLTDWLQPPLPQQSRVINTPNVRLIESTPSGQHVVCVVDSEPQLWHIMSNQLVHTFKGHTGKIICMAVTKHSQYLFTGSDDLSIIVWDLKSFAIKLRIHEHIAAVLCITGALNNSVIISGGEDSSIIITSLADGRVVMKIDHHRGPVTSVKVTSTGDILVSGSQDGRVCLWSLETFTLLNTITLQSPIQMIEVSADSVFLLACCKDNNLYLRTLATGTELHSLVEHKTKVRSICLTQDSCRAVIGGADGKVYVYDIHSAKLIKCLTGQSGEVTAVRVTDKDDFLLTAGGNRVVFYPFRSDDHIKNFFKIKKKSQHHLQAHGGFLTCLDISRDGQLSVTGALDHILNVWQLNSQELVLTLKGHSGPITAVSFAANGLFVASGSEDKTVKVWGLTLGTLVSTFTGHQAAVSTVFVMMDSTRIISSDRNDTLCIWLADNGNLLQTYPGPSKCVRVTNNMKYAIATNGDVSLKIWSLAKDDEKYNVNHSEEITCFVLTIDSQHIITGSRDMSLKVWQVVGGKLSQVLIGHTDAVTCVAVSVSDKSQVISGSCDNNLIVWDINTGADLYTLSAHLSYVTCVKLSGDGTIAISGSDDKSIIIWDTKRGLQLTSLQLHYPIITIEPTSDFSRISVLLKDTHFMPIICLHNTPAKYVKLPTYCAPDKDIIENPKAAPKRQMKRLLKKEVSLDTYTWQKKYAHLTSNLVIPAVDERFKRRFSVSASMEEISKIPQIKDSQGGLGAKQASLAQSQHFDQLEALWNKRSPPRRRLHQSLSKQSSLAESHLDSSDEDGHLEDGKYIT is encoded by the exons ATGAAGAATAACGATGAGACGATTCTCGAAATTCTTCAAGGACACAAAACATCTAAATGGCCCACTGCAAAACtcgttaaaattttcattgccAGCACTAAAACAG ATTTTATTGACGAACGACGCCTTTTACTTGAATATGTTGGTCCAGAACTTCAAACGATATTCGATGAACAAAAGATTGAG GTCGAATTAGTCGATATGCATTTCGGAGCATCCGAAAAAGACACTTTCGACGCAAAATTATTCGAAGATCACTTAAACGAAATAAGAATGTGCCATAAATTATCACGAGGATGTTTCTTTTTG AGTTTAATTGGGAAAAAGTACGAACCTCTTATAGTTCCTCCTCGTTTAGAAAGCGAAAATTTTGAAGCCTTACTTGATAAAGTAGGAGAGTTGGGGCTCAATTGTGATATATTAGAAAACTGGTACTTCAAGGAAAGAAacgaatatattttaaaagacTGCAG ATTCTCAACATTAGAAGAATGGAGAGCTATATCAGAAGAAATTATCACTATAATACACGAGTGTCTGGTAAATATGCCTGcagcaaaaaagaaaaaatttaacgaGTGTTTGAAGTCTGTTGTTgaacaacaatttaattttgctttAG GGTTGGCACCCGGCACTGCTCATCACGtgttaaacatttttcgaGATTGGGATGTACCTGAAGAGACTGACAAATTTCATCAg gaaaattctagttacgcTAACAAAACTATAGATAATTATTGCCgcgaacaaataaaattatttcactcaaataTAAAACTACTTATTCCAGAAGAAAATACTATTTATTTCAA AGTGCCTTGGAAACCTGGGGGAATTAATTCACTACATGAAGAACACGAAGCATATCTAAACGAATTTAAAAATcgtgttttaaataaattaaagggtttaattaaaaagagtTTGGACGATGAACCGGAATTGAAATCTAAAAAGAAGATCGTTGAG GAGAACTTTCAAGAAAACATAACACACCTGACTCTTTGTTACGAAGATATCAATATTGACTTCTCAAACTCCgagattttggaaaaaattaaacaaatagtACAAAACAATACGACCGTTAGACATAATCCAATTTTGATATACGGAAATCCTGGGTCGGGAAAAACTTCGCTTATACAAACAATTTACAGAAACTTCGAAAAGTGGTTTACATGTAGAACTCTCAGAATAATAAGGTTCACCTCAACAACTCCTCGATCCTCATATAATTTAGAGCTGTTAAGAGTCATATGCCAACAAATTTGCATAGCTTTAAAGCTTCCAGAAGGTTTCCTGCCGAAGGACGCTTCATTCGATCCTTTATATATCAACAACTGGTTTCAAACTTTACTCAGAAATTTCGAAGATATGAATCAGGTCCTCGTCATATTCATCGACGATTTGCATCTTCTCAATCCCTTAGATTCCGACGCGATTAACGCTCTAAGCTGGATTCCGATAACTCTACCGAAAAAAGTTCACATGATCTGCACAACTTCGACGGAATTAGAAAAACTTCGCATGACCTCCGTGCAAAAAGAACGTTTCAAACATCCCGACTCGTATATCGAAATTCCCGCAGCAGACTCATTCGATG ACTTCGTTAACAAGAAATTTGACGATTTGGAAGAGTCCTTCACGAAAACAGCCGTTATGAAATTATCCTCGTTAATAACTTGTTCCGAATACGGCCTGACCGAAACTGAACTTTTGGAGATTTTAATGCCGACAAGTAACAGCGAAGCAGTCATTCACGTCGAAGACgccaatttcaatttttcttctCTCTGCTCGATCCGGCGCAAGTTCG AACCCCTCTTAAGGGAGAAAATAATGAGCGGGAAATTACTGATAGAATGGAGTCACGTCACGATAAAAGACATCGTCCGCAGACGATATCTTCATAATCAAGAAACTCTACGAAACACACACGCGGAACTagcgaatttatttttctgcgAGTTTTGCAGAGACGAAAGTTGCGACGAAGAAGACGAAGAAGGGGAGCCAG CACCACTCTTATCTGAAATTAGAGAAACTCCGTTTCAATCGACGGTGTACAAAGACGTCACTTACAGCCAACGACATATCGACGAAGCTTGGATACATCTCCTCTTAGCTGGCGACacgattaaattaaaaagcttGTGCATGTGTAATTACGATTTCCTTCTCGCCGCC TTGCAAACGTTTTCGGTCAGCTATTTGCGCTGTTTATTGGAACATGTGCGATGTTATCTTCTTGACAGAGAGATCGAATTGGTGTACTACTCTATTAGAAAGTCTACGGACGTGCTAACTCGGGATACGTATCAATTAGGTACTCAACTAATATCTTGGTTGAGACCTGTCATAGAACGAGGTGGAGGTCTCATGAGTTCTTTGGTGACTTCTGCTATGGCTTGGTGCGATGGTTTTACTTTACCTTTAGTGGTCCCATTAACAGATTGGTTACAACCTCCTCTGCCCCAACAATCTAGAGTAATTAACACGCCGAACGTTAGACTCATTGAATCTACCCCTTCCGGTCAACATGTTGTTTGCGTTGTTGATTCGGAGCCCCAGCTTTGGCACATAATGAGTAATCAATTAGTCCACACTTTTAAAG GTCATACCGGCAAAATAATTTGTATGGCTGTGACAAAACATTCCCAATATCTCTTTACCGGTTCCGATGATTTAAGTATAATCGTGTGGGATTTGAAATCATTTGCGATTAAATTACGAATTCATGAGCACATTGCAGCCGTTTTGTGCATTACTGGTGCATTGAATAATTCGGTGATCATCAGTGGCGGCGAGGACAGTAGTATTATAATAACTTCGCTTGCCGATGGACGTGTCGTCATGAAAATAGATCATCATCGTGGTCCTGTAACATCCGTTAAGGTGACATCTACGGGTGACATCCTGGTATCGGGTAGTCAAGACGGAAGAGTTTGTTTGTGGTCTTTAGAAACTTTCACTTTACTCAACACCATTACACTACAATCTCCGATACAGATGATCGAAGTTTCAGCAGATTCCGTGTTTTTATTGGCTTGTTGCAAAGATAACAATTTGTATCTCCGCACGCTAGCAACAGGAACTGAACTTCATAGTTTAGTAGAACACAAGACAAAG GTCAGATCAATTTGTCTTACTCAGGACAGCTGTAGAGCTGTCATCGGGGGTGCAGATGGAAAAGTTTACGTTTACGACATTCATAGTGCCAAATTGATTAAATGCTTAACCGGACAAAGCGGAGAAGTAACAGCAGTGCGTGTGACAGATAAAGATGATTTTCTCTTGACGGCCG GTGGCAATCGGGTCGTATTTTATCCGTTTAGAAGTGACGAtcacataaaaaatttcttcaaGATCAAGAAAAAATCGCAACATCATTTACAAGCCCACGGAggttttttgacttgtttggATATATCAAGGGACGGTCAATTATCCGTGACGGGTGCATTGGACCATATACTAAATGTCTGGCAGCTTAATAGTCAAGAGTTAGTATTGACTCTGAAGGGACATTCTGGTCCCATTACTGCGGTTAGTTTTGCTGCAAATGGATTATTTGTGGCGTCTGGTTCTGAAGATAAAACAGTCAAAGTTTGGGGTCTGACTCTTGGTACATTAGTTTCCACATTCACC GGTCATCAAGCTGCTGTGTCGACAGTATTCGTTATGATGGATTCCACCAGGATAATTTCGAGCGACCGAAATGACACTTTATGCATTTGGTTAGCTGATAATGGAAATTTACTGCAAACATATCCTGGACCTAGCAAGTGTGTTAGGGTTACAAATAACATGAAATATGCC ATAGCCACAAACGGCGACGTTTCCTTGAAAATTTGGTCTCTGGCGAAAGACGACGAAAAATATAACGTAAACCATTCTGAAGAGATAACGTGCTTTGTTCTAACAATAGACTCCCAACACATTATTACGGGGTCAAGGGATATGTCATTGAAAGTTTGGCAAGTCGTTGGAGGGAAACTATCTCAA GTTTTGATAGGACACACTGACGCGGTAACGTGCGTGGCAGTTTCAGTTTCCGATAAAAGTCAAGTAATATCGGGATCATGCGATAATAACCTTATAGTATGGGACATAAACACCGGCGCTGATTTATATACGTTATCGGCACACTTGAGTTATGTTACTTGCGTTAAATTATCCGGTGATGGAACAATAGCAATATCAG GATCAGATGACAAAAGCATCATCATTTGGGATACAAAGAGAGGGTTACAACTAACTTCCCTGCAATTGCATTATCCAATTATAACCATAGAACCTACGTCGGACTTTTCAAGAATATCTGTTCTATTGAAAGATACTCATTTTATGCCGATTATTTGCTTACACAACACTCCAGCAAAATATGTCAAACTTCCAACTTATTGCGCACCGGATAAGGACATAATAGAAA ACCCGAAAGCTGCACCCAAGCGACAGATGAAGCGACTGTTGAAGAAAGAAGTATCACTAGACACTTACACTTGGCAGAAAAAATACGCGCATCTTACGTCAAACTTGGTAATACCCGCCGTAGATGAACGTTTCAAAAGACGGTTCTCAGTTTCGGCTAGCATGGAAGAGATCTCGAAGATCCCTCAAATTAAAGATTCTCAG GGCGGCTTGGGAGCGAAACAAGCTTCTCTAGCGCAATCTCAGCATTTTGATCAATTGGAAGCTTTGTGGAATAAACGGTCACCTCCACGGCGTAGACTTCATCAG TCTTTATCCAAACAATCATCGTTAGCCGAGTCCCACTTAGATTCGTCAGATGAAGACGGACATCTGGAAGACGGTAAATATATCACGTAA